The genomic DNA GGACAGAAAAGCCCAGCGGGAGAGCCGACCCCTTTTACGTCTCACGAACTTCGACGCGATTCTCAGCAAAAAGAGCTGCCCGCGTGGTACGCGGAATGGTGCCGGGGTGACACCACCTTCATTCCCGAACCCCATTAAGGCCGCCAATTCCCAACCTTCGGGTAACAGGCGTTGGCAGCCCGTAGCAAATTGAAGATCAGGGACATCGAGGGGCTCGCGTGTGAACCGCTCCATACATCAATGCATCGCCAAACCTCTGGGCCTGCGGCCCATGGGGGCTAGCCTCTGACAGCTTTCCAGGTGATCCACCGACGACGATGAGAGCGCAGCGGGTCCCGCGGCTCTGGGGCGCATCTAGAGCGTTCTCACCACTCACTGGCCTCGTCAGAGAGTGGTGAGGAACGTCATCACCTTCAGCCGGTCAGTCTCCCCGTCCTGCGGACAGCGCCCGGACCAAATGATCTTGCTGTCAGGGCACCGCAGGCCCCTCTCCGGCCTCACACCCACTCCACGTCCAGCGATACGTCCGAAGGCGCACCAAGCGGCGGCAGTGGCGTTCTCAGCGCCTTCTTCGCCGGCTGCCGCCGATCCTTCTGCAAGCCGAGCGCGGTCAGCACCGCCACCGCATCCGACTCTGTGATGTCAGCCACAGTGTCAGCGATGCGGTGAAGCGGCTCGCTCATCCCAGGTCCCGCGTTTTTGCTGGTCAGCCGGACTTCTTGACCGTCAGCGGCAGCAGCTTCTTGCCCGTCGGGCCCGTTTGTGGCCATGTGTCGAACTGGGGGCACACCCCGCAGTCGAAGCACGGGGTCCAGCGGCAGTCGTCGACCTCGGTCTCGTCGAGGGCGTCCTGCCAGTCTTCCCAGAGCCACTCCTTGTCGAGGCCGGAGTCGAGGTGGTCCCAGGGGAGGACCTCCTCGTAGCCGCGCTCGCGGGTGGTGTACCAGTCGACGTCGACGCCGGTCGGCTCCAGGGCCTTGTCGGCGCAGGCCATCCAGCGGTCGTAGGAGAAGTGCTCGCGCCAGCCGTCGAAGCGGCCGCCGTCGTCGTAGACGGCGCGGATGACGGCGCCGAGGCGGCGGTCGCCGCGGGAGAGGAGGCCCTCGACGATGCCGGGCTTGCCGTCGTGGTAGCGGAAGCCGATGGAGCGGCCGTACTTCTTGTCGCCGCGGATCTTGTCGCGGAGCTTCTGGAGGCGGGCGTCGGTCTCCTCGGCGGAGAGCTGCGGGGCCCACTGGAAGGGGGTGTGGGGCTTGGGGACGAAGCCGCCGATGGAGACCGTGCAGCGGATGTCGCCGGAGCCGGAGACCTCGCGGCCCTTGGCGATGACGCGGGTGGCCATGTCGGCGATCTGGAGGACGTCGTCGTCGGTCTCGGTGGGCAGGCCGCACATGAAGTACAGCTTCACCTGGCGCCAGCCGTTGCCGTAGGCCGTCGCGACGGTGCGGATGAGGTCGTCCTCCGAGACCATCTTGTTGATGACCTTGCGGATGCGCTCGGAGCCGCCCTCGGGGGCGAAGGTGAGGCCGGAGCGGCGGCCGTTGCGGGTCAGCTCGTTGGCCAGGTCGATGTTGAAGGCGTCGACGCGGGTGGAGGGGAGGGACAGGCCGATCTTGTCCTCCTCGTACCGGTCGGCGAGGCCCTTGGCGACGTCGGCGATCTCCGTGTGGTCGGCGGAGGAGAGGGAGAGGAGCCCGACCTCTTCGAAGCCGGTGGCCTTCAGGCCCTTGTCGACCATCTCGCCGATGCCGGTGATGGAGCGCTCGCGCACCGGGCGGGTGATCATGCCGGCCTGGCAGAAGCGGCAGCCGCGGGTGCAGCCGCGGAAGATCTCCACGGACATGCGCTCGTGGACGGTCTCGGCGAGCGGGACGAGGGGCTGCTTGGGGTAGGGCCACTCGTCGAGGTCCATGACGGTGTGCTTGCTGACCCGCCACGGGACGCCGGAGCGGTTGGGGACGACGCGGGCGATGCGGCCGTCGGGGAGGTACTCGACGTCGTAGAAGGCGGGGACGTAGACGCCGCCGGTCTTCGACAGGCGGAGGAGGAGTTCCTCGCGGCCGCCGGGGCGGCCCTCGGCCTTCCAGGCGCGGATGATCGCGGTGACTTCCAGGACGGCCTGTTCGCCGTCGCCGATGACCGCGCAGTCGATGAAGTCCGCGATCGGCTCGGGGTTGAAGGCGGCGTGGCCGCCGGCCAGGACGATCGGGTCGTCGATGCCGCGGTCCGCCGCCTCCAGCGGGATGCCCGCCAGGTCGAGGGCGGTGAGCATGTTGGTGTAGCCCAGCTCCGTGGAGAAGGAGAGGCCGAAGACGTCGAAGGCGCCGACCGGGCGGTGGCTGTCGACGGTGAACTGCGGGACGGAGTGCTCCCGCATCAGCTCCTCGAGGTCCGGCCACACGCTGTAGGTGCGCTCGGCGAGGACGCCCTGCTGCTCGTTGAGCACCTCGTAGAGGATCATGACGCCCTGGTTGGGCAGGCCGACCTCGTAGGCGTCGGGGTACATCAGGGCCCAGCGGACGTCGCAGGATTCCCAGTCCTTGACCGTGGAGTTGAGCTCTCCGCCGACGTACTGGATCGGCTTCTGCACATGCGGGAGCAGCGCTTCGAGCTGCGGAAACACGGACTCGGCGGCCGGGGAGGCTTCGGCAGGCATCTCACGGGACCTTCGTGTGCTGACAAGGGGGACCATCCAGCCTAACCCGGCCGGACCGGTCCCCCTTACCGCTCACCCCCCGGGTGCCGGTCTACGCCGACATCGGTCTCTGCACGGTGATCGACTGGAGCAGGCCGACCGCTATCCACACGGCGAACATGGAGGAGCCGCCGTAGGAGACGAAGGGCAGGGGCAGGCCGGTGACCGGCATGATGCCGAGCGTCATGCCGACGTTCTCGAAGGTCTGGAAGGCGAACCACGCGACGATCCCGGCGGCGACCACCGTGCCGTACAGGTCGGGGGTGCCGCGGGCGATGCGGCAGGCGCGCCAGAGGACCACGCCGAGCAGGGCGATGATGAGTCCGGCGCCGAGGAAGCCCAGTTCCTCGCCGGCGACGGTGAAGACGAAGTCGGTCTGCTGCTCGGGGACGAAGCGGCCGGTGGTCTGGGAGCCCTCGAAGAGGCCGGAGCCGGTGAGTCCGCCGGAGCCGATGGCGATGCGGGCCTGGTTGGTGTTGTAGCCGACGCCCGCGGGGTCGAGGGCGGGGTTGGCGAAGGCGGCGAAGCGGGCGATCTGGTAGTCGTCCAGGATGCCGAGCTGCCACACGGCGAGCGCCCCGGCGGTGCCGGCGCCGAGCAGTCCGAAGATCCAGCGGTTGCTGGCGCCGGAGGCGAGCAGGATGCCGAGCACGATGATGACCATGACCATGACCGACCCGAGGTCGGGCATGAGCATCACGATGAGCATCGGCACGGTGGCCAGGCCGAGGGCCTGGAGCACGGTGCGGTGGTCGGGGTGGGGCCGGTCCCCGGCGTCGACGCGGGCGGCCAGCAGCATCGCCATGCCCAGGATGATGGTGATCTTCACGAACTCCGAGGGCTGCAGCGAGAAGCCGCCGGGGAGCTTGATCCAGGAGTGGGCGCCGTTGATGGTCGAGCCGAGCGGGGTGAGCACCAGGAGGATCAGGAACACCGAGAAGCCGTACAGGAGCGGCACGGCGGTGC from Streptomyces sp. CB09001 includes the following:
- the rodA gene encoding rod shape-determining protein RodA, with the translated sequence MTGNSFHVSGYGPDKGGWTRLFARDSMARRLDWPILLAAVGLSLMGSLLVYSATRNRTELNQGDQYYFLTRHLLNTGIGLALMVATVWLGHRALRTAVPLLYGFSVFLILLVLTPLGSTINGAHSWIKLPGGFSLQPSEFVKITIILGMAMLLAARVDAGDRPHPDHRTVLQALGLATVPMLIVMLMPDLGSVMVMVIIVLGILLASGASNRWIFGLLGAGTAGALAVWQLGILDDYQIARFAAFANPALDPAGVGYNTNQARIAIGSGGLTGSGLFEGSQTTGRFVPEQQTDFVFTVAGEELGFLGAGLIIALLGVVLWRACRIARGTPDLYGTVVAAGIVAWFAFQTFENVGMTLGIMPVTGLPLPFVSYGGSSMFAVWIAVGLLQSITVQRPMSA
- a CDS encoding TIGR03960 family B12-binding radical SAM protein, with translation MPAEASPAAESVFPQLEALLPHVQKPIQYVGGELNSTVKDWESCDVRWALMYPDAYEVGLPNQGVMILYEVLNEQQGVLAERTYSVWPDLEELMREHSVPQFTVDSHRPVGAFDVFGLSFSTELGYTNMLTALDLAGIPLEAADRGIDDPIVLAGGHAAFNPEPIADFIDCAVIGDGEQAVLEVTAIIRAWKAEGRPGGREELLLRLSKTGGVYVPAFYDVEYLPDGRIARVVPNRSGVPWRVSKHTVMDLDEWPYPKQPLVPLAETVHERMSVEIFRGCTRGCRFCQAGMITRPVRERSITGIGEMVDKGLKATGFEEVGLLSLSSADHTEIADVAKGLADRYEEDKIGLSLPSTRVDAFNIDLANELTRNGRRSGLTFAPEGGSERIRKVINKMVSEDDLIRTVATAYGNGWRQVKLYFMCGLPTETDDDVLQIADMATRVIAKGREVSGSGDIRCTVSIGGFVPKPHTPFQWAPQLSAEETDARLQKLRDKIRGDKKYGRSIGFRYHDGKPGIVEGLLSRGDRRLGAVIRAVYDDGGRFDGWREHFSYDRWMACADKALEPTGVDVDWYTTRERGYEEVLPWDHLDSGLDKEWLWEDWQDALDETEVDDCRWTPCFDCGVCPQFDTWPQTGPTGKKLLPLTVKKSG